One Phaseolus vulgaris cultivar G19833 chromosome 2, P. vulgaris v2.0, whole genome shotgun sequence DNA window includes the following coding sequences:
- the LOC137812638 gene encoding AT-hook motif nuclear-localized protein 5-like: protein MDGREIMAFPGGSASYYMHRGGVGGSGSGPLSGGGEFQAAPGFRPLSNTGIQAESNSRGQGGGSVGSSSTFSVDPPQVRANFNHGIGIGIGAGGPSSEPVKKKRGRPRKYGPDGTVSLRLSPMSAPANSTQGESAITLSQKKGRGRPPGSGRKQQLAALGEWMNSSAGLAFSPHVVTIGVGEDIVAKLLLLSQQRPRALCVLSGTGTVSSVTLRQPASTNASVTFEGRFQILCLSGSYLVAEDGGPSNRTGGISVSLSSPDGHVIGGGVAVLIAGSPVQVVLCSFVYGGSKSKPKQGLTITEESSEQPQHNDKMASPASAPPGQNQNYLHSGTHIWPGSQPPELKSTQTHTGIDLTRG from the exons ATGGATGGGAGAGAGATTATGGCATTTCCTGGTGGCTCAGCTTCATATTACATGCATAGAGGAGGGGTTGGAGGGTCTGGTTCTGGACCACTCAGTGGGGGAGGGGAGTTCCAAGCAGCCCCTGGGTTCAGACCTTTGTCAAACACTGGCATTCAAGCTGAGTCGAATTCAAGGGGTCAAGGGGGTGGTTCTGTAGGCTCTAGCTCCACATTTTCCGTGGATCCTCCTCAGGTTCGTGCCAATTTTAACCATGGCATTGGCATTGGCATTGGCGCTGGGGGACCTTCAAGTGAGCCggtgaagaagaaaagagggaGACCCCGTAAATATGGTCCTGATGGAACAGTTTCTCTGAGATTGTCTCCAATGTCTGCCCCCGCTAACTCCACTCAGGGTGAAAGTGCAATAACCCTTTCTCAAAAAAAGGGAAGAGGGCGCCCACCTGGATCTGGAAGGAAGCAACAGCTAGCTGCATTAG GTGAATGGATGAATAGTTCAGCAGGCTTGGCCTTTTCACCTCATGTTGTCACTATTGGAGTTGGGGAG GACATTGTGGCAAAGTTATTGTTATTATCTCAGCAGAGACCAAGGGCTCTTTGCGTTTTGTCAGGCACTGGTACAGTTTCTTCAGTCACTCTACGGCAGCCTGCTTCTACCAATGCCAGTGTAACTTTTGAG GGACGATTCCAAATACTATGCTTGTCTGGTTCTTACTTGGTTGCTGAAGATGGTGGACCCTCTAATAGAACTGGTGGCATTAGTGTTTCACTTTCTAGTCCCGATGGTCATGTTATTGGTGGTGGTGTTGCTGTGCTTATTGCTGGAAGCCCAGTGCAG GTGGTACTGTGCAGTTTTGTTTATGGTGGCTCGAAGTCCAAGCCTAAACAAGGGCTCACTATCACAGAGGAAAGTTCTGAGCAGCCTCAGCACAATGACAAGATGGCTTCTCCAGCCAGTGCTCCACCTGGTCAAAATCAAAACTACCTCCATTCTGGCACACACATTTGGCCTGGATCTCAACCACCAGAGCTGAAAAGCACGCAAACCCATACTGGCATTGACTTGACTCGTGGGTGA